From the Clostridium sp. Marseille-P299 genome, the window GGTTCAGCTTACGACATGGTTCTGACTTAAATGAGGTAGTAGCCACCATGACTACTACCTCATACATTAACCTTTAAAACAGCCCTGTACTATAGTACAAGACTGTTATCTAAAACTCAATTTTTTAATTTCGTATACTGAAATTTGCAAGTACTTTATAAAAATAATACTATGCCCTTACAATCACTCTTTAATTTGTCTTCCTTCATGATCTATATGATAATTATCCGTATAGATTAATTGAGAAATAGGAACAATTTCATACCCTTTCTTCTGTAACCCAGTAATCATTTTCTCAAGAGCATCTGCGGTAAACTTAGCTCCATTATGGCATAAAATAATCGATCCATTTCCCAGGTGCTTGTTATTTACCACCATATTAATAATAGAATCCACTCCATAATCTTTCCAGTCTAAACTATCAACATCCCATTGAATCGTATAATAACCTGTTTCCTTTGCAGCCGCAATTAAAGTATTATTATAATCTCCATACGGTGGTCTAAATAATGTCATATCCTTCCCCGTCAACTCTTTTACTTTATCATGAGGCTTTTTAAGTTCCGCAATGCATTCTTCTTTTGAAAGCTTCGACATTTGCTTATGATTTTCACTATGATTACCAAGGTCATGACCTGCTGCCGCAATAGCCTTTACATCGTCAGGGTATTTTTCAATCCATCCGCCAGTCATAAAAAATGTAACCTTAACGTTGTGCTTAGCTAAAATTTCTAAAATCGTTGCGGTATCTTCATTCCCCCACGCAGCATCAAATGAAAGTGCAACTTGCTTCTTATCCGTTCCTACACAGTAAATTGGCAACTCTCTTTTACTATTTGATATCGTCTGTACCGCCTTAGGTACGAAATGAACTCCTGCTGCAATTAAGAGAATTGCTGATAATACAATAATACCAGATTTTATGAACCTCATTAGTTTTTCCTTATCAATTTCAAAGGTCATGGCATCCCTCAACATAATATGTATTACTATATTTATATTGAGAATACAATGAGTTATGATAAGATTATTAAAACTTTTCCAATCTGTTGAAATTTATCCATCACTATGATCCGTTTATTCTTAACCATTCATTTTCAATTAAAATTCCATAATTTGTTTCGTTTAATCAATCAATTATTCCCATGATGCAACATAATATTTCGTTTTCCCCTGACCTTCACTTGATATAAAGCTTCATCTGCATTTTGCATCATTTTTGTATATGAAAGTCTTTCCCCATTGGACGATGCAAATCCAATACTATAAGTAAGATAGAATTGATTGTAATTTAAATGCACTGGAATTCGGGTTAAGTCCATTAGTCTAGAGAATCTGCTTATAAGTTCCTCTTCATTATCTCCTAATATTAGAAGAAGAAATTCATCCCCACCGTAACGGCAGATATAATCTTCCTTTCCAAGAAACTGAGTTAACCGATATGCTGTCAGTTTAATTGCTTGATCACCAGTCAGATGCCCATATGTATCATTAATCATCTTAAAATTATCAATATCTACAATCCCTAGAAATGCACAAAAATCTTTTTTACGTTCTAGAAGATGATTATAGTAATCTTGAAATATTGCTCTTGTAGGAAAGTTTGTAAGATTATCTGAATTTGTAAGTAGATTTTCACTCACCTGCATATAGTTTAAAATATTATTATTTTTATCTCGAATTGGCACAATATAATTTTTATCATGCCCAATAAACTCATTTCCTTCTCTAAATCTAGTTTCATACTGAATCCTACCACCTTGTTTCAGATCCTCAAGCAAATAAGTAGTATCCATTCCAATAATATAAGGTTTTATCAAGTCCGGTAGAGTCTCTGAATTTTTATTATAATACACACATTCCTCAGCCTCTCGATTCTTATAAACAATGTTGGTATCCGGATCAGTGATTACAATTTTATTCGGTAGGTATTCCAAATAAGTATTTAATTTTTCTCTTTCATTTTCAATACTCTTCATTGCAGTTACATCCATAATCGTTATATAAAAGCAATTATATTCTTCATCATAACATGCTGTATCATGAATATATATTATTGTTCCGTCTTTTCTGCGCATACGATATTCAAAATCCAGATTTTCACCTTTTTCAATCGCTGCGGCAACATCAACTAAAATTTCAGAAACATCATCAATTACCATGTCCGCAAAACGATTTCCAAAGAGAGTCTCTACTTCTTCTTTGCTATACCCAACAATTGTATAAAAATAATCATTCGCATACAGGATCGTAGAATGGTCATCATTTTTACAATAAAGAACTCCTGCATGAATTTTATTTAAAATATTTTTAACTCTTTCATCAATATGCAAATCTAACATAAATTAATACCTCTAAAACTAATACATATTCCTGAAGAACTCTCTATTTCAATGCTATCAAAATACGTTTTTATATTGCAATCAATTACCTCTTTTGTTAACCCACCCCGATAATAGCACGAAAATATTCTTAACCCACCTTAATTATATTCTTCAACCATTAATTTATTAAATTTATCTTCAGGTAATGGTTTATTAAAGTAATAACCTTGAATAATATAACAATTCTTTTCTCTAAGAAACTTCACCTGTTCTTCTTTTTCAACCCCTTCAGCAATTACCTCGAGGTTAAGCTTTCTAATTAATGATATAATCATTTCGAGTACTATATCGTTTTTCTTTTGTCCTATTAAATCAATAAAAACTTTATCAATTTTTATTCCCACAAAATCAAATTTACTAATGGTATGAAGTCCAGATGCACCCATACCAAAATCGTCCATATGTACTTTGAACCCCATATTTACAATAGACGCTATCATTTCTTGTAATTTCTCCGCATTATGAGAAAGAGCTGTTTCTGTTATCTCAAAAACAATATCGCGTGGTTCAATTTGATAATCGTGGATAATTTGACTAAGAGTACTTTCAAATAAAGGATTTTCTACTTGATATCTTGATAAGTTAATGGATATTGGTACTACCCTAATACCTTTATTTTTTAGTTCACTAATGTTCTTACAAGTAAGTCGAACGACTTCCATGTCCAAATCTATAATTTGTCCATTTTCTTCATAGGTTGGAATAAATTTGGCCGGAGAGACTATTACTCCATCTGGCTTTTGCCAGCGCACTAATGCCTCAGCTCCAATTACACTATTATCTCTTGAATCATATTTAGGCTGATACCATATCTTAAATTCATTATTTTTTATCGCATTTTTAAATTCGGCCTCTATTTCCTTTTTCTCCTCTAAAGTATAACGCATTTCAATTTTAGAGAAATTATAAAATTCCGTATATTTACCTTTTATTTCACTTATTGCAATCAATGCATCATTATATGCTAATTCAATTGTGTCATAGTTGCTACACATTGAAATGCCTATTGATAAATGAAAATATGGTAATATCTTTGCACTAATTACATCATCAAGGGCTTTTTGATACATTTTTAGTTTAGAAATAATCATTTCTTTAGAATCATATTGAATGAGGGCAACAAATATATCATTTTTATCTCTATAAATTGAATCATTTTTTAATACCTCATTAAATATTTTTGATATTTCTAATAGCACTTTATTACCAATATGTATTCCATACTTTGTATTTATCATTTTGAAATTATCAATATCTATGACTAACAATGCTTTATCCTTAAGCTGTTGCATTTTATCATATGTGTAAAAATTTTCAAGCCAATTATAATTTTTTTTCTTTGTTACATCATCTACAAAAATCATATTGTTTAAGCGTTTCATATAATAGATGTAAGTAACACCTAAAAGTAACATTAAAAAAAAGACAGTCATCGTTATGGATGAAACAAATTTTACCGTAATATTACTCATTTCATCTGCATTGCTGGAAATATATTTATAAGGAACATATGTAACTAGATACCAATCATCAAAATTTAGCGGCTCATAATAAGCAATAAATTTTTCACCCTCATAATAGTAGCAGACATATCCTTTTAAAAGATTATTCATATCATCTAACATAGTCGAAAGTTCTTCTTCTACTCGATCTTTATCATGAAAGATATTATAATCAATTGTTGGATCTATTACAGAGTCCGCCACAATATCTCCATTTTTATCCAATACAATACTGCTCCCGTTACCTTCAAATGACGATATACTAAGAAGATTAATATAGTCAAGGGAACGATAGGTAGCTGTAAGCACATATTTTATAGAACCATCTTGGTAAACAGGAACAGACAGTATATTTAAATTCATAGTTCCATCTTCACTTAAATAACTTTCTGTAAACGACTCTTCTCCTTTAAACCCCTTTTGGATATATTCGTAATTATTTAGTTGAAACTTTTCATCTAATGTAGTTAAACAAATTCCACTTTGATTGGTTAGGCCTAAATTGTAAAATTTTAAAACTTTATTTATATGTTTTAAATGATCTACCAATTCTTTTTGAGAACATGTTTTAAGCTCACTTAGATGCATAGAAATGGATCTTAGAGTCTCTATTTTTTCAGTAAATCGGCTATTAATTAATTCTACATTTTGAGCTGAAACACTTAATATAGTGGCTTCCGCTTCTTTTTTACTACGCTTTTGTATATTGTCCCTAAAATCAATTAACACCAGCTTACTTATAAGTAGGGAAATCAAAGAAATTAGTGCTACCAGTATCCAAACTCGATTCTTAAACTTCTTTGAATCTTTTTTAATCATATTCACTGCATTCCTCCTTATAAAGGTTCACCTTGACTAATTCGAATGAAATATTTCAACACTAAGTTTCCATATAACTTCTCCGTAGTTTTAGCTTTAACCTCATATAAGATATTATTGGCGCTAGGCATAGTTCTCAAATGATACTTTTTTCTCCCCTGTATCATTTTTCTCATATCATTAAAGACAAAAAGCGAAACAATCACTTAAGAATACACCGAAAATGCCCTCTGTCAAAACTTAATTTTACTTTTAATTACACATTTCCATTTTTCCACTTTTAGAAAATATTCTTGCACAACTGCAAAAACAATCCCATGTATTGTTACCTCTATATTTAGATGATTTTTTGATGATATTTGGAATTTTATAAGAATTTGTTTGAGGAAAATTGATATTTTAAAATCAAACCTCTAAGCTTTCTTGTAGACCATGATTCATTGTATGAACCTACTTTGTAATAAACGATTTTACTACAAGTAACCTTTATTTCTAGAGAATCCTTTGACGATCAATCCAATTTATAACAATGGATTTCCAATAGATATTGATATTAATAGTACTTATATAAATCCTCATCATTTAACCAGGATTCAATAATATTTTAATGATACTGCAATTCATAGGTTGCTATAGTATTGCGCAAATTAATTCCATGACCTTCATAAATATAATTACTGTACTAAAGGACATTAGTAAGTTCTTCTTTATTCAAGGTTTCCATAGTTTATTTTATATGTTCAAGAATATATTCTTCACAAATAAGAATATTTCTAGTCAAGGTATATAAAACAATTCTTTTTAGCTTGTTTTATATACTTTACTATTTTTCCATTTTAATAATCGCTTTTAGCTTGTCACCTCCATTAAACTGAATAGGAAATATTTTTAAACATATACAAAATATCACATTTTGTAAATTTGTGCAATATAATTCCCCATGTTTTTCCACAATAATAATAAAATTTTAAAAATAAATCTATAAATTGTAATTTTAAATTCCACCCCTAACTATTTATACGTATGTAAATTAGTGGCTTAAATTAAATAAGTATAGTCCATTTAAAAGGTCATGGCATCTCTCATTATAATTTGTGTCAACAATGTTATATTGAGAGATGCCATGACAATTTTCATCCTATAAATTAAATTTATGAAGGTGGTTTATTAATTATTTTTGCCACAGCAATGCTTATATTTCAATCCACTATTACAAGGGCATGGTGAATTAGGATAAATTTTATTTTTCTTTGCTTGTGTAAAATCAATAACATTAGAGTTAACATTAGATTCCACATTATTTGCAAGAGGGAAGCGTTTTTCCTTTTGCTCTATTATCTCAGCAAATTCGGTAGGTGTATAACCTCTATTTAAAAGCATTCTTGTATTATTCCATAACTCTTTAATTAATGGAGTAAACTGCTGCATTTGGTTATCGTTCGTAAAATAAATATCATTTTCAGATAATAAATCAAAAATATCTTGCATACGACAATCATTTCTAATCTCTTCTTGAATATCAAAAGTTATCATACATGCTTCTTCTTCGCTTAACCCAACTATTTCATTAAGAAAATTTATCACGTTAAAAACATAAATATCCATTGGTGAGTATCCAGCTCTTGAATACATTTTCACTTCTTCTTTATTTGGTAAATAATAAGGCTTGTCTCCTTGTAATTTCTGAAGTTCTATATAATCATCGTCATCTACAATGTCACTTGATATTAATAAATTATCTTTTAAGACAAAATGTACTCGGTTGGATGGAAACTGTGTGGTGGCATCTAATAAATCTTCTATCGTAATCTGACTCTTTTCATTCTGATTATAAGCTTTTACAATTATATCTAACGGTACAACTCCGTAAAGTATTCTAGATGTTTCGCAGTACTCCCAAATGCCTCCAATATAATTTCTCTTTTTATGAAACTCCTTATTATTAAAAGTTTCATATGCGTTCTCCACGTCCTTTGGTACTACAAATTCAAATTCGCTACCTAGATATCCACCTTCTAATAAGTGAAATGCTAGATCATAATCAACATCCTCACCTTTGCCGTTAATTATTGATTGAAATGCATTAATTTCATCGTCATCCATAAGGGCAAAATAACGTTCCATTATTTCCTTTTGTAAAACATATTCAGAAAGTACGTCGATTAACTCTTGTTTCTTGTATGTTGTTACACGAGGTAATTTGTGTATTTTAGCAATGGTGACAAGTCCTTGTTTTGTATAGTCAAAATAAATATCTCTCAATTTTATATTGTCTGATTGATATGATTTCATAAATATTCTCCTTACTTTCCTAATAACATTATAAATACATGTATATTTATATTACTATAATTTCTATTAAGATTACAATTCTAACTCTATCAATTTATAATTTTTTTAGCGTTCAAGAAAGGTTCAAAGTTATTTCTATAAAGAAAAGAAAAATAGGCATACTACCTCCTAATCTAAATAAGAAGTAATATGCCTTTTAATTTTTATATTCAATTATTCAAATAGATAATTATGCTACAGTAACTATATTGACTGAATCAATTTAATTCATCAAAACATGCAGCAACTGCATTCGAGAACTTATAATTATTTTGAGCATCCCAGTTAATCGACCATGTCATAATTCCACGTAAGGTTGGATATGTATTAGGAGCTACAAAGTTGCCCGCTTTTGAACCAGTAACTAGCGATTTAAATGCCGAAGTTACAATAGAAGGATCAATATAACCGCTTCCTGCTCCTTTAATGGATGCTGGGAGTCCAAGTCCTACCTGATCCGGTCTTAATCCATTTTCCAGCTGTATTGTTGCAAGTGCTGTTAAAAAATCAGCATTACCTTGAGAGTACACTTTTCCATCATACCCCAACATTGCACCTGAATTGTAGTACTGTGTATTACATATTGTAAGTATATCTTTTATCGCCAATGCTAATTTAAAATATTCATATCCCGTAGATTGCATATCTAAAGTTTGAGGTGCCATAGTAATAATTAAATCTGAGCCCACTTTTTTATACAGTGAACGTAGCGCTTTCTCCATATATGTCGCACTAATTCCGTGTTCTAGATCAATATCTACACCATCAAATCCATACTTTGTCATTAAGTTATATACACTATTTGCAAAAATATCTGCTTGTGTATCATTCGCTACACTAACTGTACCAACTTCTCCACCAATGGATATAATAACCTTCTGACCTTTTGCTTTTGCTGCTGCAATGTCACTAATAAACTGGGCTTCTGTATAACCACCTAAAGCTGTACTTAATCCTGAATCTAAGGTGAATTTCACTTCTCCAGGTGTTGAGGTGGATTCAGCAAATGCAACACAAATAACATTATATGTTGATGGTACATCACTTATTTTTAAGCTTGTTGCTCCATTATTAAAGTTTTGCCAATATCCTGTTAAAACGTAAGGTGGTAAATCCGAAGAAGGTATTGTAGGTGTTGGCGTTGGTGATACAGTTGGACTTATCATCGGTGTGATCGTAGGTGTTGGCATAACCGTTGGTGTAGGCGATATCGTTGGTGTTGGTGATATTGTAGGGATTGGTGTCGGTGTAGCCGACGGAGTTAACGTTGGCGTAGGTGTAACCTCCCCCACATTACGAATAAACTTCCATGGCTTCCAATCCTCAGTTCCTGGTATGTCTCCAAGTGTCCACCATTTTGCCTCATATACTTTTCCATTATATATAGCTTGATCGCCAGCTACATATATTGTAGTACTATTCCATAATGGTATTGTTTCATTTTGTATATTTTCTGATGCTAATATTTCATTTGCATCTTCTGACGGAGTAAACGATGTACCAAGTATTGTAGAAGCGGTATTATTTCTAACTACTCCAATATTTTTCCATGGTCCCCACTCTTCTGTTCCTGGTATATTTCCAAGTGTCCACCACTTTGCCTCATAAATACTTCCATTATAAGTTACCTTATCTCCAGCCACATAAATTTTTGTATTATTCCAAGGTTCTATATTATTTATAGTTGGTGTTGGAGTTGGCGATACCATCGGCGTTGGTGCTAAAGAAACAGATGGTGTTGGTGTTATCGTAGGTGACGGCGATACTGTTGGCGCTATTGTAACAATTGGAGTCGGCGTCACAACTTGATTATTAATACCTAAAGATCTTGCAGTAAATTCAAGTAATTCTCCTTCTTTATCTCCACTACACTCCCAGAACATACCACCACCAAGATTTCTGCTCTTTAAATAATCTAATTTATACCCTAGTGACTCTTCATCATCATATGTAATAAACACTTTTGTTTGCTCACTGTATAGATAAGGACATTTTGCATAGTCATCCCAATACCTTACATATCCTCTCTTTCCAATATAATTTGTTTTTATATCCCAGTAATCCCAAGAAGAGCCTTCCCATGTTCCTAAATCAGTACCAGCCGAAGTAGCTGCACTTCCATTATGAAAAAGACTTGTCTCTGGAGTTGCATTTACATTAATCCATCCTCGTCCATAAAAAGGTAGTCCCAAGTTTAAATCCTCTGGATTCGCTCCTGCATTAATATAAGCATCCACTGTTGCTTCGATGCTAAAGATAGAACCTGTTGTATCCTTTGGATTTAAATACAATGGAGAATTGTGATTTGTCTGTGGATCAAAACCGCCATGATAATCATAAGTCATAAGGTTAATCCAATCTAAATACTTCATCATATTAGTAACATCAATATTATTCACATAATTCTGATTTGCGGATGATGCAATCGTTAACAGATATGTTTTTCCATCAATTGCACTTTGTGCATCGAGCTTTTGTCGAATTAATTTTACTAATTCTACGTAGTTTTGTTTATCAGTTGGTCTATGAGGTATATTATTTCCACCCTCCACTGGATATTCCCAATCGATATCAATGCCATCGAATCCGTACTTTAAAATGAATTCAACTGCGGAACTCGCCATCTTCTCGCGTTTTACAGGATCTGCGGCAACGTCTGAAAAATTGTTAGACCAAGTCCATCCACCAATAGAAATCAAAGTCTTAAGATTTGGATACGTTTCTTTGATCTTTTTTAACATACCAAAATGTCCAGCCGTATTATTGCTTTGATCTTCCCAGGTAAAACCTGCACTTGGATATAGGGATGTAATCTGACAATCTATCCAAGGATCACCTACAACTACAGTTCCATCGGATTTTAAATTTGCAAAAGCAAAATTTAAATGTGTCAAATTTGAAAAATCCACTTTATCAATCCCATAATTTCTCGCATAACCAGCCCACGATGCATAATACCCAATTAACCGATACTCTTTTTGAACTGATAAGTTTTCCAATTCATTTGTACTTTGCGCTGTTGCATTTGTATTCACAAATACTAACATAGCAAGCATAACAAATACTGTAAGTAAACTAATTAATCTTCTGTGTTTCATTTTTAAACTTCCCATAAAACATCCATCCTTTCTTTTTGAGACATAAATCATTAAGTTTTAATACTCTCTTCTTATGTTTCTTATAGAAAGCTATATAAAATTTGGGTCCATCAATCAGTTTATTATAATTTAATTTTAAATCAAATGCAATTTTGAGTACATAGTCAAAGTTGTTTTATATTGCTTATTTTTGTCCATTCTTGTGCTGATAATTCCATAAGCTCTCTTAAATTGATAGCCTTTGATAATAAAAAGATATTACAAATAGCTTTTAAAAAACGCTAATTTGTAATACCTCTTTGTTTTGAACTTATTAAATAATATTAAATAATCCTATGTAAATTCTTTAATGATATATCCAAAATCGGTGCTGAATGTGTTAAAGCTCCGCTAGAGATAAAATCCACTCCAATGTCCAGTAAGTTCTTAATATTTTCCTTGGTTACATTTCCAGAACATTCAGTTTTAGCGCGATTGCCAATTAGTTCTACCGCTTTTTTCATTTCTTCTGGTGTCATATTATCAAGCATAATAATATCAGCACCTGCATCTAATGCCTCTTGCACCATTTCTAAATTTTCCACTTCAACTTCTATTTTACGTACAAATGAAGCATATTCCCTTGCCATAGCAACCGCTTTCTTTACTCCTCCTGCTGCTCCAATGTGATTATCTTTTAATAAAATACCATCTGATAAGTTAAAACGATGGTTGTACCCACCCCCTACTCTCACGGCATATTTCTCAAAAATCCGCATATTGGGAGTTGTTTTTCTCGTGTCTAATAATTTCGTCTTGCTTCCCTCTAATAGCTTCACAATAGAAGCTGTATATGTTGCAATTCCACTCATCCTTTGTAAATAATTTAGTGCGGTTCTCTCCCCTGATAATAAAACCCTAATATCACCTCTAACTATGGCTAATAAATCGCCTTTCTTCACCTGCTCCCCATCCCTACATTTAAACTCAACAAAAGTATTGCTATCTAACAATAAGAATACTCTCTCAAAAACCTCTAAACCCGCTATTACACCGTCTTGTTTACAAATTAGTTCTACTTCACCTTGTTGGTATTTTGGCATCACAGAATTTGTCGTAATATCTTCATCCACAATATCTTCTTTCAGTGCTTGTAAAATTAACGGATCCATATTTAATTTCATCGTAATATCATTTATCATGCTATCCTACCCTTTCACTTCGTCATAATAACATTTACGCGTTGTTTCACCCATATTTGTTTCATTCGTATTGCTTCACCCGTTTTATTTCATCTATTATCATTTTCTTATATTCTGTTAGCAATGCATCTTTGTTTTTATACTTTTCATAGTCAATGGATTCAATATAACAATCACTACCTACTATTTCATTATTATGCGTTCCACTAAAACACTTTTCACTACCTGCTATCTCGATCTCATCTCTTCTACACAGGCGCATTTCACTGTCCGCTATCTCATTATCATTCCTACTACTCAAAGGTTTCCTAATTAAGAACTCCCAAGCTATATCTTCTGCCGCTCGTTTTGCAAAAACCAAACTTTCCAGTAATGAATTACTTGCTAATCGATTCTTACCATGTACACCATTACAACTGATTTCCCCTGCTGCATATAAGCATTCCATACTCGTTTTACTATGTAAGTCAACTTTAATTCCGCCCATAAAATAATGCTGGCTTGGTACTACGGGTATACATTCTTTCGTTACATCAAATCCTTCTTCTAAACAGTGTTTATAAATGTTTGGAAAGTGATTGATAATTTCATCTTTATCTATTGTTTCCATAGAAAGCCAAACATAAGGTTTCCCATCCCGTTCCATTTGCTTTTTAATTTCTTTTGATAGTAAATCCCTAGGTAGCAATTCATTCACAAAGCGTTCACCCTTGGCATTATATAAAATGGCTCCCTCCCCGCGAACAGATTCCGATATTAAGAATCTTCTTCCAGGTTTCGTTGAATATAACGTTGTAGGATGTATCTGAATGTAGTCTATATGTTCTAACGTAATATTATGGTTAAGAGCAATGGCTAAAGCATCTCCCGTTAGATGCGAAAAATTAGTCGTGTTATCAAATATACCGCCAATTCCACCACATGCAAACACTGTGAAAGGAGCTTCTATTGTATGAACTCCCCCTTCTTTATCTTGACCAATAATACCAAAACAGCGATTCCCTTTAGTTAAAATATCTAACATTGTAAAATACTCAATAATCTCAACATTTTTTAATTCTTGTACCTGCTTTAGTAACTTACTTGTGATTTCTTTCCCTGTAATATCTTTATGGTAAAGTATTCTTGGTGCACTATGAGCACCCTCTTTGGTAAAGGTGAGTTTCCCATCTTTCTTATTAAACTCAACTCCGATATCTATCAAATCTTCAATTACACTTTGTGAAGAACGAATCATAACGTCCACGGATTCTTTATTATTTTCATAATGCCCAGCTTTCATTGTATCTTCAAAATAACTGTCGTAATCAGCTTCATCTTTTAAGACACAGATTCCTCCCTGGGCTAAAAATGAATCACTACTTTCAACGTCTGATTTCGTTACAATGATAATTTTTTTATCTTTTGGTAAATTAAGTGCACAAAATAAACCTGCAACGCCACTTCCTACAATAACAACATCTGCTTTTCGCTTCATTACTATCTCATCTGACTTTCTCTTATATTCTTTATTCCATGGATTTAGTTTTCAAAAATTAAAATAATATTGCTCTACTTTGCTAGTTCTAACATACGATTTAGAGGTACCTTGGCTTTTAATCGTAGTTCCTCATCTATTTCCACTGGATTTTTACCATAAAGTAAAGTATCCCTGACTTTTTCTAATGTAATACGTTTCATATTCGGGCAAAATTGACGATGACCAACGGAATAAAATCTCTTGTTTGGATTCTTTAATTTTAGCTCATATTCAATTCCCATCTCTGTACAAATGATAAATTCATCAGCTTCTGACTGCGTCGCATAATCAATGATACCAGAAGTACTTCCGATATAATCTGCAAGCTCTAATATTTCCAATTTACATTCTGGATGTACTAAAATCTTAGCACTAGGTTTTGCAGCCATTGCCTTTAATACATTTTCCTTTGAAATACTTGTATGGACATGGCAAAAGCCATCATTAAATATAAATGTTTTCTCAGGTACCTGATTGGCAACATAACGCCCTAAATTTTCATCTGGTATAAAGAAAATATACCTATTTGGTAATGCTTTTACGATTTCAATTGCGTTGGATGACGTTACACATATATCTGCATATGTCTTTAATTCAGCCGTTGAATTGATATAGCACACAACTGCTAAATCTATGTATTTCTCGC encodes:
- a CDS encoding polysaccharide deacetylase family protein, which encodes MTFEIDKEKLMRFIKSGIIVLSAILLIAAGVHFVPKAVQTISNSKRELPIYCVGTDKKQVALSFDAAWGNEDTATILEILAKHNVKVTFFMTGGWIEKYPDDVKAIAAAGHDLGNHSENHKQMSKLSKEECIAELKKPHDKVKELTGKDMTLFRPPYGDYNNTLIAAAKETGYYTIQWDVDSLDWKDYGVDSIINMVVNNKHLGNGSIILCHNGAKFTADALEKMITGLQKKGYEIVPISQLIYTDNYHIDHEGRQIKE
- a CDS encoding sensor domain-containing diguanylate cyclase, coding for MLDLHIDERVKNILNKIHAGVLYCKNDDHSTILYANDYFYTIVGYSKEEVETLFGNRFADMVIDDVSEILVDVAAAIEKGENLDFEYRMRRKDGTIIYIHDTACYDEEYNCFYITIMDVTAMKSIENEREKLNTYLEYLPNKIVITDPDTNIVYKNREAEECVYYNKNSETLPDLIKPYIIGMDTTYLLEDLKQGGRIQYETRFREGNEFIGHDKNYIVPIRDKNNNILNYMQVSENLLTNSDNLTNFPTRAIFQDYYNHLLERKKDFCAFLGIVDIDNFKMINDTYGHLTGDQAIKLTAYRLTQFLGKEDYICRYGGDEFLLLILGDNEEELISRFSRLMDLTRIPVHLNYNQFYLTYSIGFASSNGERLSYTKMMQNADEALYQVKVRGKRNIMLHHGNN
- a CDS encoding GGDEF domain-containing protein, translated to MIKKDSKKFKNRVWILVALISLISLLISKLVLIDFRDNIQKRSKKEAEATILSVSAQNVELINSRFTEKIETLRSISMHLSELKTCSQKELVDHLKHINKVLKFYNLGLTNQSGICLTTLDEKFQLNNYEYIQKGFKGEESFTESYLSEDGTMNLNILSVPVYQDGSIKYVLTATYRSLDYINLLSISSFEGNGSSIVLDKNGDIVADSVIDPTIDYNIFHDKDRVEEELSTMLDDMNNLLKGYVCYYYEGEKFIAYYEPLNFDDWYLVTYVPYKYISSNADEMSNITVKFVSSITMTVFFLMLLLGVTYIYYMKRLNNMIFVDDVTKKKNYNWLENFYTYDKMQQLKDKALLVIDIDNFKMINTKYGIHIGNKVLLEISKIFNEVLKNDSIYRDKNDIFVALIQYDSKEMIISKLKMYQKALDDVISAKILPYFHLSIGISMCSNYDTIELAYNDALIAISEIKGKYTEFYNFSKIEMRYTLEEKKEIEAEFKNAIKNNEFKIWYQPKYDSRDNSVIGAEALVRWQKPDGVIVSPAKFIPTYEENGQIIDLDMEVVRLTCKNISELKNKGIRVVPISINLSRYQVENPLFESTLSQIIHDYQIEPRDIVFEITETALSHNAEKLQEMIASIVNMGFKVHMDDFGMGASGLHTISKFDFVGIKIDKVFIDLIGQKKNDIVLEMIISLIRKLNLEVIAEGVEKEEQVKFLREKNCYIIQGYYFNKPLPEDKFNKLMVEEYN
- a CDS encoding SEC-C metal-binding domain-containing protein, which encodes MKSYQSDNIKLRDIYFDYTKQGLVTIAKIHKLPRVTTYKKQELIDVLSEYVLQKEIMERYFALMDDDEINAFQSIINGKGEDVDYDLAFHLLEGGYLGSEFEFVVPKDVENAYETFNNKEFHKKRNYIGGIWEYCETSRILYGVVPLDIIVKAYNQNEKSQITIEDLLDATTQFPSNRVHFVLKDNLLISSDIVDDDDYIELQKLQGDKPYYLPNKEEVKMYSRAGYSPMDIYVFNVINFLNEIVGLSEEEACMITFDIQEEIRNDCRMQDIFDLLSENDIYFTNDNQMQQFTPLIKELWNNTRMLLNRGYTPTEFAEIIEQKEKRFPLANNVESNVNSNVIDFTQAKKNKIYPNSPCPCNSGLKYKHCCGKNN